A genomic segment from Kwoniella shandongensis chromosome 8, complete sequence encodes:
- a CDS encoding histone H3: protein MARTKQTARKSTGGKAPRKQLATKAARKSATKASGPGTSGGVKKPHRYRPGTVALREIRRYQKSTELLIRKLPFQRLVREIAQDFKTDLRFQSSAVLALQEASEAYLVSLFEDTNLAAIHAKRVTIQPKDLQLARRLRGERS, encoded by the exons ATGGCCCGAACTAAGCAAACCGCACGAAAGTCCACCGGTGGAAAGGCCCCCCGAAAGCAGC TCGCTACCAAGGCTGCTCGAAAGTCCGCAACCAAGGCTTCCGGTCCCGGTACTTCtggtggtgtcaagaagcCCCACAGGTACAGGCCCGGTACCGTTGCTCTCCGAGAGATCAGGCGATACC AAAAGTCCACCGAGCTCCTCATCCGAAAGCTCCCCTTCCAGCGACTCGTCCGTGAAATCGCTCAGGACTTCAAGACCGACCTTCGATTCCAGTCTTCCGCCGTCCTCGCTCTCCAGGAGGCTTCTGAGGCTTACCTCGTCTCTCTC TTCGAGGACACCAACCTTGCTGCCATCCACGCCAAGCGAGTCACCATCCAGCCCAAGGACCTTCAGCTCGCTCGACGACTCCGAGGCGAGAGGTCTTAA